The proteins below come from a single Candidatus Margulisiibacteriota bacterium genomic window:
- a CDS encoding 4'-phosphopantetheinyl transferase superfamily protein, giving the protein MDINPLKLQFLNKTKTIDASLCLAPSADFDIICANKTYFLSSNEQSVFNDLLHASRRQTYLLGRYCAKTAISSLKKIYFKETEIKNGIFGQPLLSASRHLDLEVSISHCGSTAGAFVFPTAYPMALDVEDINIEYTSIISSFLSEKENNLISGSKKHLDVYTTAIWTAKEALGKVLKCGFLAESNIFEIKSFEYNSVDQIFKGKFSFFPNWNFLVITAGQTMLTLVFPSALILNTNQCIIKDMLNSVMESNSK; this is encoded by the coding sequence TTGGATATAAACCCTCTAAAGCTGCAGTTCTTAAATAAAACGAAAACCATTGATGCCAGTCTTTGTCTGGCTCCATCAGCGGATTTTGATATAATCTGCGCAAATAAAACATACTTTCTGTCGTCTAATGAACAATCGGTTTTTAACGATCTCCTTCATGCATCACGACGTCAGACCTATCTTCTGGGCCGTTATTGCGCCAAGACTGCGATTTCATCATTAAAAAAAATATACTTCAAGGAAACAGAAATAAAAAATGGGATATTTGGCCAGCCGCTTTTATCAGCATCCCGTCACCTTGATCTTGAAGTAAGCATCAGCCATTGCGGATCAACTGCCGGTGCATTTGTTTTTCCAACTGCTTACCCAATGGCCCTGGATGTGGAGGATATTAATATTGAATATACTTCTATCATCTCATCTTTTCTATCCGAAAAGGAAAACAACCTGATTTCAGGATCAAAAAAGCATTTAGATGTCTATACAACTGCAATCTGGACTGCCAAAGAAGCCCTGGGAAAAGTGCTGAAATGCGGCTTCCTGGCTGAATCGAATATTTTTGAAATAAAATCCTTTGAATATAATTCCGTCGATCAAATTTTCAAAGGAAAATTTTCTTTTTTCCCCAATTGGAATTTTCTGGTAATAACAGCCGGGCAAACTATGCTTACCCTGGTATTTCCTTCGGCCTTAATATTAAATACCAATCAATGTATAATTAAAGATATGCTCAATAGCGTCATGGAATCAAATTCTAAATAA
- a CDS encoding ATP-binding protein has translation MITTIQVLTIIITLGIGLFVLLQRKETVNRLFFAISLSISGWIASIVLFYATGNVCFSLSVYLSGTFFALFFLIFSFYFPRPFIRNKKNLIWFCIPALIIIIIISSNTRFITKLSFINGVLKINFGPLFYLFFAYFLIYCAFGIWNIIRRYNVLTKPNQTRVVVFIAGFILSIFSVILINVILPLLDITGFVNYGPLSILILVSSAAFAIVKQEMFEIHISISKTVAYMIIFCSLILSLLIVHTIIHFNYFMHMVFEVLLITFWVLTIPRFREWLQTPTTAKWIVNKYRPEEHLQRLFLALKKVDSVEKFIYVLEKYLKESIGLSNLESFLLQQDNNDSTWSFVSCATSVKYPVSKPFVEKLLKIFNSNKDIKTVGEELRNIIIETGIEPKNFLLPLHTEKRIVGFINCGKKLSEDAYNSKDTHILSMISEISCIILELLQPYENIREIFNKNQKIIYDNQRQLLETAELERMNNFIQEYNHEIRTPLTLIIGKAEEILSDKPNAKTLTSLTSIILTQAGRIQEIIDAAASMTILTKTDKLYPVDINEQICLALEHYPVSGIAIQKNLKASEKIFAVKNQLEVILINIIKNACESMDNKGNLVVETRDKTINNERFVEIIIRDTGRGIPEADLLKVYTPFYSTKATEGRGLGLSIVLRLVEHFQGNIEIKSDLDKGTSVYITFPAAK, from the coding sequence ATGATAACAACAATCCAAGTTTTAACGATTATTATTACACTGGGAATAGGTTTGTTTGTGCTCTTGCAAAGAAAAGAAACCGTTAACCGGTTATTTTTTGCTATATCCCTTTCTATATCAGGATGGATTGCCAGCATAGTATTATTCTATGCTACCGGAAATGTTTGTTTCTCTTTATCAGTTTATCTGTCCGGCACATTTTTTGCGTTGTTCTTCCTGATATTTTCTTTTTATTTTCCAAGACCATTTATCAGAAATAAAAAAAATCTGATCTGGTTTTGTATCCCTGCATTAATAATAATAATAATAATATCAAGTAATACCCGCTTCATTACCAAATTGTCATTTATAAATGGCGTTCTAAAAATAAATTTCGGCCCTTTGTTTTATTTGTTTTTTGCATATTTTTTAATTTATTGCGCTTTTGGGATATGGAATATTATACGTCGCTATAATGTGCTGACCAAACCCAATCAAACCAGGGTTGTTGTCTTCATCGCAGGATTTATACTTTCTATATTTTCTGTTATTCTTATTAATGTTATCCTGCCTTTACTGGATATTACCGGATTCGTTAACTACGGCCCACTATCCATCCTGATTCTGGTTTCTTCAGCTGCTTTTGCCATAGTTAAACAAGAAATGTTTGAAATACATATAAGTATATCCAAGACGGTTGCATATATGATAATTTTTTGTTCGCTGATCTTGTCATTATTAATCGTGCATACAATCATTCATTTTAATTATTTTATGCATATGGTTTTTGAAGTGTTGCTTATAACTTTCTGGGTACTGACTATCCCTAGATTCAGAGAGTGGCTGCAAACGCCGACAACCGCGAAATGGATTGTCAATAAATACAGGCCAGAAGAACATCTTCAGCGTTTGTTTCTGGCTTTAAAAAAAGTCGATTCAGTTGAAAAATTTATTTATGTTCTGGAAAAATATCTCAAAGAAAGCATAGGTTTGAGTAATCTGGAAAGCTTTCTGTTGCAGCAGGATAATAATGATTCAACATGGTCTTTTGTTTCCTGTGCAACAAGTGTCAAATATCCGGTATCAAAACCCTTTGTAGAAAAGTTATTGAAAATATTCAACTCAAACAAAGATATCAAAACAGTGGGTGAAGAGTTGCGTAATATAATTATCGAAACCGGTATAGAACCAAAAAACTTCCTGCTGCCACTGCATACCGAGAAACGAATTGTTGGATTTATTAATTGCGGTAAAAAGCTGTCTGAAGACGCATACAATTCCAAAGACACTCATATTTTATCTATGATATCGGAAATATCCTGTATTATTCTGGAACTATTACAACCTTACGAAAATATACGTGAAATTTTCAACAAAAACCAAAAAATTATTTATGATAATCAGCGGCAGCTCTTGGAGACAGCCGAGCTTGAACGTATGAACAATTTTATACAGGAATACAACCATGAAATACGCACACCACTGACCCTGATAATTGGAAAAGCAGAAGAAATTCTTTCTGATAAGCCCAATGCAAAAACCTTAACCTCCTTAACTTCTATTATCCTTACACAGGCCGGACGAATACAGGAGATTATAGATGCAGCAGCTTCTATGACAATTCTGACAAAAACAGATAAGTTATACCCTGTAGATATCAATGAACAAATTTGCCTGGCTTTAGAACATTACCCTGTTTCAGGTATTGCAATACAGAAAAACCTTAAGGCCAGCGAAAAAATTTTTGCTGTAAAAAATCAGTTGGAAGTTATCCTTATCAATATCATTAAAAATGCTTGTGAATCAATGGACAATAAAGGCAACCTGGTAGTTGAAACCAGGGATAAAACCATTAATAATGAAAGGTTTGTGGAAATAATTATCCGTGATACGGGGCGCGGTATTCCTGAAGCTGACCTGCTCAAGGTCTATACACCTTTTTACAGCACAAAGGCGACTGAAGGTCGGGGATTGGGATTATCCATAGTGCTTCGTCTGGTAGAACATTTCCAGGGAAATATAGAAATAAAAAGCGATCTGGACAAAGGTACTTCAGTATACATCACATTCCCTGCTGCGAAGTAG